In Salvelinus alpinus chromosome 30, SLU_Salpinus.1, whole genome shotgun sequence, a single genomic region encodes these proteins:
- the klhl20 gene encoding kelch-like protein 20 isoform X2 encodes MGTSARPDNTGMDITARCTLGDPNKLPEGVPQPARMPYVSDKHPRQTLEVINLLRKHRELCDVVLVVGAKKIYAHRVILSACSPYFRAMFTGELAESRQTEVVIRDIDERAMELLIDFAYTSQVTVEEGNVQTLLPAACLLQLAEIQEACCEFLKRQLDPSNCLGIRAFADTHSCRELLRIADKFTQHNFQEVMESEEFMLLPANQLIDIISSDELNVRSEEQVFNAVMAWVKYSIQERRPQLPQVLQHVRLPLLSPKFLVGTVGSDPLIKSDEECRDLVDEAKNYLLLPQERPLMQGPRTRPRKPIRCGEVLFAVGGWCSGDAISSVERYDPQTNEWRMVASMSKRRCGVGVSVLDDLLYAVGGHDGSSYLNSVERYDPKTNQWSSDVAPTSTCRTSVGVAVLGGYLYAVGGQDGVSCLNIVERYDPKENKWTRVASMSTRRLGVAVAVLGGFLYAVGGSDGTSPLNTVERYNPQENRWHTVSPMGTRRKHLGCAVYQDMIYSVGGRDDTTELSSAERYNPRTNQWSPVVAMTSRRSGVGLAVVNGQLMAVGGFDGTTYLKTIEVYDPDANTWRLYGGMNYRRLGGGVGVIKMTHCESHIW; translated from the exons AT GGGTACAAGTGCACGCCCAGACAATACCGGAATGGACATCACCGCACGCTGCACACTGGGTGACCCCAACAAGCTCCCAGAGGGTGTGCCCCAGCCGGCACGCATGCCCTATGTGTCGGACAAGCACCCTCGCCAGACGTTAGAGGTCATCAATCTGCTACGCAAGCACAGGGAACTGTGTGATGTCGTGTTGGTGGTCGGCGCCAAAAAGATATATGCCCACCGGGTGATCCTGTCGGCCTGCAGCCCTTACTTCAGGGCCATGTTCACAGGCGAGCTGGCTGAGAGTCGTCAGACTGAGGTTGTGATCCGGGACATTGACGAGCGGGCCATGGAGCTTCTCATTGACTTTGCCTACACCTCGCAGGTTACTGTAGAGGAGGGCAACGTGCAGACGCTGCTGCCCGCCGCTTGTCTGTTACAACTGGCCGAGATTCAGGAGGCTTGCTGTGAGTTTCTCAAGCGTCAGTTGGACCCCTCCAATTGCCTGGGTATCCGTGCATTTGCTGACACCCACTCCTGCCGCGAGCTGCTGCGGATAGCTGACAAGTTTACACAGCACAACTTTCAAGAG GTGATGGAGAGTGAGGAGTTCATGCTGCTTCCAGCCAACCAGCTGATAGACATTATCTCCAGCGATGAACTGAATGTGCGAAGTGAAGAGCAGGTTTTCAACGCAGTCATGGCCTGGGTCAAATACAGCATTCAGGAGCGCCGGCCACAGCTGCCACAG GTGCTCCAGCACGTTCGTCTTCCTCTTCTGAGCCCTAAATTTCTGGTGGGAACGGTGGGATCAGACCCTCTCATCAAAAGTGATGAGGAGTGCAGAGACCTGGTTGATGAGGCAAAGAACTACCTCCTCTTGCCCCAAGAGCGACCTCTAATGCAAGGGCCAAGAACACGGCCCCGGAAGCCCATCCGCTGTGGAGAAGTGCTGTTTGCAG TTGGAGGGTGGTGCAGTGGGGATGCCATTTCCAGTGTGGAGCGATATGACCCACAGACCAACGAGTGGCGCATGGTGGCTTCCATGAGTAAGAGGCGCTGTGGAGTGGGGGTCagtgtccttgatgatcttctctATGCTGTCGGCGGCCATGACGGGTCCTCATATCTCAACAGTGTGGAGAG GTATGACCCCAAGACCAATCAGTGGAGTAGTGATGTGGCTCCCACCAGCACGTGCAGGACCAGTGTGGGTGTGGCTGTCCTGGGAGGGTATCTGTACGCAGTAGGGGGCCAAGATGGAGTATCGTGTCTCAACATTGTTGAAAG ATATGACCCCAAGGAGAACAAATGGACACGCGTGGCCTCGATGAGCACCAGGCGCCTGGGTGTAGCCGTGGCTGTACTGGGGGGCTTCCTCTATGCGGTGGGAGGCTCTGATGGCACGTCCCCTCTCAATACAG TGGAGAGGTACAATCCGCAAGAGAACCGCTGGCACACCGTCTCTCCCATGGGCACCAGGAGGAAACACCTAGGCTGTGCAGTGTACCAGGATATGATCTACTCTGTAGGCGGTCGTGACGACACCACCGAGCTGAGCAGCGCCGAGCGCTACAACCCCAGGACCAACCAGTGGTCACCTGTTGTAGCCATGACTTCAAGGCGTAGTGGG GTTGGACTAGCGGTGGTAAATGGTCAGTTAATGGCCGTGGGTGGCTTTGACGGGACAACATATCTTAAAACAATAGAGGTCTATGATCCTGACGCTAACACATGGAG ACTCTACGGTGGAATGAACTACAGGCGACTTGGAGGAGGGGTTGGTGTTATCAAAATGACTCACTGTGAATCCCACATATGGTAA
- the LOC139559756 gene encoding centromere protein L-like isoform X1: MLNDAVIDYCSLSRFQLHHGKARCSKSTSGCVFFSVMEERSSIVKTPLNNVLAQRKSTSYRRSMRSCVEATNLRYTSGHLTALRIPRSRRTPKSRFITKQVDPDQVALLVKKEWELSYVTPLYQFRHTQLKSYSKHLSAFIVSEKQQGLAIEVCQELGFKVNFSVVLGLAETDEDAETVFIQILSRQVFAAKDDAQKVVWSGWLTCVNGDLEYLRSLPSEFVSLPLLCTRGPESLTVLVKSWFEKTFDCCFGPLGINSTNLQWLAALWIGCHPTINIQYLKLVWTLPTLPPMDVKYTIHPQDAWELWDSVRQDDTTDVSIEEVTRFIKGLQSHFFRHFRIELSAGSLMQVSTALGSSHHSGKIKIASPTYITTILQLLTECALLKMPI, translated from the exons ATGTTAAATGATGCTGTAATCGACTACTGTTCCTTATCAAGATTCCAGTTGCATCATGGGAAAGCGCGATGTTCAAAATCCACTTCCGGTTGTGTTTTTTTTTCAGTCATGGAGGAACGGAGCAG CATTGTAAAGACCCCACTTAACAATGTCTTGGCACAACGAAAGAGCACGAGTTACCGGCGATCCATGCGAAGCTGCGTTGAAGCAACTAATCTGAGATACACATCAGGCCATCTGACAGCTCTAAGAATACCAAGAAGTAGAAGAACTCCAAAATCACGTTTTATCACA AAACAGGTTGACCCAGACCAAGTGGCACTCCTGGTGAAGAAGGAATGGGAGCTGTCGTACGTCACACCTTTGTACCAGTTCAGACACACTCAGTTGAAATCCTATTCAAAGCACCTATCAGCTTTCATTGTATCAGAGAAGCAACAGGGCCTAGCGATTGAAGTTTGCCAGGAATTGGGCTTCAAGGTCAATTTCTCGGTGGTCCTTGGGTTGGCAGAGACGGATGAAGATGCTGAGACGGTTTTCATACAG ATTCTCTCCAGACAAGTGTTTGCTGCAAAAGATGATGCTCAGAAGGTTGTGTGGAGTGGCTGGCTGACCTGCGTCAACGGTGACTTGGAGTATCTCCGATCACTACCATCAGAATTTGTCAGTTTGCCTTTGCTCTGTACCAGGGGACCAGAGTCTCTCACAGTTTTGGTAAAATCCTGGTTTGAAAAGACATTTGACTGTTGCTTTGGCCCTCTTGGTATCAACTCTACCAACCTCCAGTGGCTCGCAGCCCTGTGGATTGGGTGCCACCCCACCATCAACATCCAATACCTGAAACTGGTTTGGACCCTCCCAACACTACCCCCTATGGATGTTAAGTACACCATCCACCCACAAGATGCCTGGGAGCTTTGGGACAGTGTGCGGCAGGATGACACAACAGATGTCAGCATCGAGGAGGTCACCAGGTTCATCAAAGGGCTGCAGTCACACTTCTTCAGGCACTTCAGGATAGAATTGTCCGCTGGGTCACTGATGCAGGTCTCCACGGCTTTGGGTTCTTCTCACCATAGTGGAAAAATCAAG ATTGCAAGCCCTACCTACATCACCACCATCCTGCAGCTGCTGACAGAATGTGCCCTCCTGAAGATGCCCATCTAA
- the LOC139559756 gene encoding centromere protein L-like isoform X3 yields the protein MRSCVEATNLRYTSGHLTALRIPRSRRTPKSRFITKQVDPDQVALLVKKEWELSYVTPLYQFRHTQLKSYSKHLSAFIVSEKQQGLAIEVCQELGFKVNFSVVLGLAETDEDAETVFIQILSRQVFAAKDDAQKVVWSGWLTCVNGDLEYLRSLPSEFVSLPLLCTRGPESLTVLVKSWFEKTFDCCFGPLGINSTNLQWLAALWIGCHPTINIQYLKLVWTLPTLPPMDVKYTIHPQDAWELWDSVRQDDTTDVSIEEVTRFIKGLQSHFFRHFRIELSAGSLMQVSTALGSSHHSGKIKIASPTYITTILQLLTECALLKMPI from the exons ATGCGAAGCTGCGTTGAAGCAACTAATCTGAGATACACATCAGGCCATCTGACAGCTCTAAGAATACCAAGAAGTAGAAGAACTCCAAAATCACGTTTTATCACA AAACAGGTTGACCCAGACCAAGTGGCACTCCTGGTGAAGAAGGAATGGGAGCTGTCGTACGTCACACCTTTGTACCAGTTCAGACACACTCAGTTGAAATCCTATTCAAAGCACCTATCAGCTTTCATTGTATCAGAGAAGCAACAGGGCCTAGCGATTGAAGTTTGCCAGGAATTGGGCTTCAAGGTCAATTTCTCGGTGGTCCTTGGGTTGGCAGAGACGGATGAAGATGCTGAGACGGTTTTCATACAG ATTCTCTCCAGACAAGTGTTTGCTGCAAAAGATGATGCTCAGAAGGTTGTGTGGAGTGGCTGGCTGACCTGCGTCAACGGTGACTTGGAGTATCTCCGATCACTACCATCAGAATTTGTCAGTTTGCCTTTGCTCTGTACCAGGGGACCAGAGTCTCTCACAGTTTTGGTAAAATCCTGGTTTGAAAAGACATTTGACTGTTGCTTTGGCCCTCTTGGTATCAACTCTACCAACCTCCAGTGGCTCGCAGCCCTGTGGATTGGGTGCCACCCCACCATCAACATCCAATACCTGAAACTGGTTTGGACCCTCCCAACACTACCCCCTATGGATGTTAAGTACACCATCCACCCACAAGATGCCTGGGAGCTTTGGGACAGTGTGCGGCAGGATGACACAACAGATGTCAGCATCGAGGAGGTCACCAGGTTCATCAAAGGGCTGCAGTCACACTTCTTCAGGCACTTCAGGATAGAATTGTCCGCTGGGTCACTGATGCAGGTCTCCACGGCTTTGGGTTCTTCTCACCATAGTGGAAAAATCAAG ATTGCAAGCCCTACCTACATCACCACCATCCTGCAGCTGCTGACAGAATGTGCCCTCCTGAAGATGCCCATCTAA
- the LOC139559756 gene encoding centromere protein L-like isoform X2 yields the protein MDIVKTPLNNVLAQRKSTSYRRSMRSCVEATNLRYTSGHLTALRIPRSRRTPKSRFITKQVDPDQVALLVKKEWELSYVTPLYQFRHTQLKSYSKHLSAFIVSEKQQGLAIEVCQELGFKVNFSVVLGLAETDEDAETVFIQILSRQVFAAKDDAQKVVWSGWLTCVNGDLEYLRSLPSEFVSLPLLCTRGPESLTVLVKSWFEKTFDCCFGPLGINSTNLQWLAALWIGCHPTINIQYLKLVWTLPTLPPMDVKYTIHPQDAWELWDSVRQDDTTDVSIEEVTRFIKGLQSHFFRHFRIELSAGSLMQVSTALGSSHHSGKIKIASPTYITTILQLLTECALLKMPI from the exons ATGGA CATTGTAAAGACCCCACTTAACAATGTCTTGGCACAACGAAAGAGCACGAGTTACCGGCGATCCATGCGAAGCTGCGTTGAAGCAACTAATCTGAGATACACATCAGGCCATCTGACAGCTCTAAGAATACCAAGAAGTAGAAGAACTCCAAAATCACGTTTTATCACA AAACAGGTTGACCCAGACCAAGTGGCACTCCTGGTGAAGAAGGAATGGGAGCTGTCGTACGTCACACCTTTGTACCAGTTCAGACACACTCAGTTGAAATCCTATTCAAAGCACCTATCAGCTTTCATTGTATCAGAGAAGCAACAGGGCCTAGCGATTGAAGTTTGCCAGGAATTGGGCTTCAAGGTCAATTTCTCGGTGGTCCTTGGGTTGGCAGAGACGGATGAAGATGCTGAGACGGTTTTCATACAG ATTCTCTCCAGACAAGTGTTTGCTGCAAAAGATGATGCTCAGAAGGTTGTGTGGAGTGGCTGGCTGACCTGCGTCAACGGTGACTTGGAGTATCTCCGATCACTACCATCAGAATTTGTCAGTTTGCCTTTGCTCTGTACCAGGGGACCAGAGTCTCTCACAGTTTTGGTAAAATCCTGGTTTGAAAAGACATTTGACTGTTGCTTTGGCCCTCTTGGTATCAACTCTACCAACCTCCAGTGGCTCGCAGCCCTGTGGATTGGGTGCCACCCCACCATCAACATCCAATACCTGAAACTGGTTTGGACCCTCCCAACACTACCCCCTATGGATGTTAAGTACACCATCCACCCACAAGATGCCTGGGAGCTTTGGGACAGTGTGCGGCAGGATGACACAACAGATGTCAGCATCGAGGAGGTCACCAGGTTCATCAAAGGGCTGCAGTCACACTTCTTCAGGCACTTCAGGATAGAATTGTCCGCTGGGTCACTGATGCAGGTCTCCACGGCTTTGGGTTCTTCTCACCATAGTGGAAAAATCAAG ATTGCAAGCCCTACCTACATCACCACCATCCTGCAGCTGCTGACAGAATGTGCCCTCCTGAAGATGCCCATCTAA
- the ankrd45 gene encoding ankyrin repeat domain-containing protein 45 gives METIRVIYLSSKTTLPMNQSILRYTRTMQSIEENAVFHYALTGDIEGLQKHLENECLSGNEEPPEDLFWEKDEMGRNALFIACMLGRSTTVRELLKHGAHVNECTARGYSPLHCAALWGQLETVKTLVELGADMQAKNFRRERAMEVASRYSKMDCAGYLTWAEAKQDLQSYITHVRDTIADPEKVQGKLNKEDKIICTNTCSVKSDWIQNAKNPSIQDFIEQRRHIEDIIIPILSKLTTQPEVTAKASKN, from the exons ATGGAAACAATACGTGTAATTTATTTATCTAGCAAAACTACTTTGCCAATGAACCAGAGCATACTACGCTATACCAGAACAATGCAGTCAATTGAAGAAAATGCTGTATTTCACTATGCTTTGACTGGAGACATCGAAGGTCTACAAAAACATTTGGAAAACGAGTGCCTTTCTGGCAATGAAGAGCCACCGGAGGATTTGTTCTGGGAAAAGGATGAAATGGGTAGAAATGCACTTTTCATTGCATGTATGCTGGGAAGAAGCACCACTGTGCGGGAACTTTTGAAGCATGGAGCTCATGTTAACGAGTGTACTGCAAGAG GTTATTCCCCACTGCATTGTGCAGCTCTCTGGGGCCAGCTTGAGACAGTGAAAACTTTGGTGGAACTTGGTGCTGACATGCAGGCGAAGAACTTCCGCAGGGAGAGAGCCATGGAAGTTGCCTCccgttattctaaaatggattgtgcAGGATATCTTACTTGGGCAG AGGCTAAGCAGGACTTGCAGTCCTACATAACACATGTGAGAGACACCATTGCTGACCCAGAGAAGGTTCAAGGGAAACTCAACAAGGAGGATAAG ATCATATGTACAAACACCTGCTCAGTAAAGTCGGATTGGATCCAGAATGCCAAGAACCCATCTATCCAAGACTTCATTGAGCAGAGGAGACATATTGAGGACATTATTATCCCCATTCTGTCCAAGCTCACGACTCAAC CTGAAGTCACAGCTAAAGCAAGCAAAAACTGA
- the klhl20 gene encoding kelch-like protein 20 isoform X1 — MDGKPMRRGTSARPDNTGMDITARCTLGDPNKLPEGVPQPARMPYVSDKHPRQTLEVINLLRKHRELCDVVLVVGAKKIYAHRVILSACSPYFRAMFTGELAESRQTEVVIRDIDERAMELLIDFAYTSQVTVEEGNVQTLLPAACLLQLAEIQEACCEFLKRQLDPSNCLGIRAFADTHSCRELLRIADKFTQHNFQEVMESEEFMLLPANQLIDIISSDELNVRSEEQVFNAVMAWVKYSIQERRPQLPQVLQHVRLPLLSPKFLVGTVGSDPLIKSDEECRDLVDEAKNYLLLPQERPLMQGPRTRPRKPIRCGEVLFAVGGWCSGDAISSVERYDPQTNEWRMVASMSKRRCGVGVSVLDDLLYAVGGHDGSSYLNSVERYDPKTNQWSSDVAPTSTCRTSVGVAVLGGYLYAVGGQDGVSCLNIVERYDPKENKWTRVASMSTRRLGVAVAVLGGFLYAVGGSDGTSPLNTVERYNPQENRWHTVSPMGTRRKHLGCAVYQDMIYSVGGRDDTTELSSAERYNPRTNQWSPVVAMTSRRSGVGLAVVNGQLMAVGGFDGTTYLKTIEVYDPDANTWRLYGGMNYRRLGGGVGVIKMTHCESHIW, encoded by the exons ATGGACGGAAAGCCAATGCGCAG GGGTACAAGTGCACGCCCAGACAATACCGGAATGGACATCACCGCACGCTGCACACTGGGTGACCCCAACAAGCTCCCAGAGGGTGTGCCCCAGCCGGCACGCATGCCCTATGTGTCGGACAAGCACCCTCGCCAGACGTTAGAGGTCATCAATCTGCTACGCAAGCACAGGGAACTGTGTGATGTCGTGTTGGTGGTCGGCGCCAAAAAGATATATGCCCACCGGGTGATCCTGTCGGCCTGCAGCCCTTACTTCAGGGCCATGTTCACAGGCGAGCTGGCTGAGAGTCGTCAGACTGAGGTTGTGATCCGGGACATTGACGAGCGGGCCATGGAGCTTCTCATTGACTTTGCCTACACCTCGCAGGTTACTGTAGAGGAGGGCAACGTGCAGACGCTGCTGCCCGCCGCTTGTCTGTTACAACTGGCCGAGATTCAGGAGGCTTGCTGTGAGTTTCTCAAGCGTCAGTTGGACCCCTCCAATTGCCTGGGTATCCGTGCATTTGCTGACACCCACTCCTGCCGCGAGCTGCTGCGGATAGCTGACAAGTTTACACAGCACAACTTTCAAGAG GTGATGGAGAGTGAGGAGTTCATGCTGCTTCCAGCCAACCAGCTGATAGACATTATCTCCAGCGATGAACTGAATGTGCGAAGTGAAGAGCAGGTTTTCAACGCAGTCATGGCCTGGGTCAAATACAGCATTCAGGAGCGCCGGCCACAGCTGCCACAG GTGCTCCAGCACGTTCGTCTTCCTCTTCTGAGCCCTAAATTTCTGGTGGGAACGGTGGGATCAGACCCTCTCATCAAAAGTGATGAGGAGTGCAGAGACCTGGTTGATGAGGCAAAGAACTACCTCCTCTTGCCCCAAGAGCGACCTCTAATGCAAGGGCCAAGAACACGGCCCCGGAAGCCCATCCGCTGTGGAGAAGTGCTGTTTGCAG TTGGAGGGTGGTGCAGTGGGGATGCCATTTCCAGTGTGGAGCGATATGACCCACAGACCAACGAGTGGCGCATGGTGGCTTCCATGAGTAAGAGGCGCTGTGGAGTGGGGGTCagtgtccttgatgatcttctctATGCTGTCGGCGGCCATGACGGGTCCTCATATCTCAACAGTGTGGAGAG GTATGACCCCAAGACCAATCAGTGGAGTAGTGATGTGGCTCCCACCAGCACGTGCAGGACCAGTGTGGGTGTGGCTGTCCTGGGAGGGTATCTGTACGCAGTAGGGGGCCAAGATGGAGTATCGTGTCTCAACATTGTTGAAAG ATATGACCCCAAGGAGAACAAATGGACACGCGTGGCCTCGATGAGCACCAGGCGCCTGGGTGTAGCCGTGGCTGTACTGGGGGGCTTCCTCTATGCGGTGGGAGGCTCTGATGGCACGTCCCCTCTCAATACAG TGGAGAGGTACAATCCGCAAGAGAACCGCTGGCACACCGTCTCTCCCATGGGCACCAGGAGGAAACACCTAGGCTGTGCAGTGTACCAGGATATGATCTACTCTGTAGGCGGTCGTGACGACACCACCGAGCTGAGCAGCGCCGAGCGCTACAACCCCAGGACCAACCAGTGGTCACCTGTTGTAGCCATGACTTCAAGGCGTAGTGGG GTTGGACTAGCGGTGGTAAATGGTCAGTTAATGGCCGTGGGTGGCTTTGACGGGACAACATATCTTAAAACAATAGAGGTCTATGATCCTGACGCTAACACATGGAG ACTCTACGGTGGAATGAACTACAGGCGACTTGGAGGAGGGGTTGGTGTTATCAAAATGACTCACTGTGAATCCCACATATGGTAA